A window from Opitutia bacterium ISCC 52 encodes these proteins:
- a CDS encoding DUF1552 domain-containing protein, whose protein sequence is MKRVHFSFSKNVSRRTFLKGAGVSMALPWLDSMLPAFAASSAATQPKRFVSVSLALGLHAPNLNPVESGFDYTPSLYLDKIKDLQNDMTIVTGSSHPQVSGGHKAEGSILTGAPYFPNGVFRNSISVDQYMAKHLGHYTRYPSLALNVDTNNSPSYTENGSMIPAEYSVEKLFDMLFVTETPAAIKQQKSRLRQGRSIMDVVSDDAKRLQRDVGKADREKLDQYFTSVRNFENRLSEAEAWAGRPKPKVDMTRPINIADNNAVIRKKRLLLDIMYLALQTDSTRFMTLHLNGNGGAIPIEGVEEGYHSLSHHGLDETKIDQLTLVETELVKAWGGFVRKLKETPSADGNLLDDSMVLMTSNLGNASSHNNQNMPVLFAGGGFKHGQHIAFDQDNNYPLPNLFVSALQRVGLETDKFATSTGTMTSLEMT, encoded by the coding sequence CTCCAAAAACGTATCCCGCCGAACTTTCCTCAAAGGCGCGGGGGTATCCATGGCACTTCCCTGGCTCGACTCGATGCTTCCGGCTTTTGCAGCTTCATCCGCCGCGACCCAACCGAAACGCTTCGTCAGTGTAAGCCTCGCTCTTGGCCTTCACGCTCCGAACCTCAATCCCGTCGAATCGGGATTCGATTACACCCCGTCCCTTTACCTGGATAAGATCAAGGACCTGCAAAACGATATGACGATCGTAACCGGTTCTTCGCACCCGCAGGTATCCGGTGGACACAAAGCGGAAGGCAGTATTCTTACTGGTGCTCCCTACTTCCCCAATGGTGTATTCAGAAACTCGATATCCGTGGATCAATACATGGCGAAACATCTGGGACATTATACGCGCTATCCATCTTTGGCTCTGAACGTCGACACCAACAACAGTCCCTCCTATACCGAAAACGGTAGTATGATTCCGGCAGAGTATTCCGTAGAGAAACTCTTCGACATGCTGTTTGTCACTGAAACACCGGCAGCCATCAAACAGCAGAAGTCCCGACTGCGACAAGGACGTAGCATCATGGATGTTGTATCTGACGACGCGAAACGCCTGCAAAGGGATGTTGGAAAAGCCGACCGCGAAAAACTCGACCAATACTTCACCTCCGTCCGCAATTTCGAAAACCGCCTTTCCGAGGCCGAAGCATGGGCGGGACGCCCGAAGCCTAAAGTCGATATGACCCGGCCGATCAATATCGCCGACAATAATGCAGTCATTCGCAAAAAGAGACTGCTGCTGGATATCATGTATCTGGCCTTACAAACCGACTCGACCAGATTCATGACCTTGCACCTGAATGGCAACGGGGGAGCGATTCCCATCGAAGGAGTTGAAGAGGGCTACCACTCACTCAGTCACCACGGTCTGGATGAAACCAAGATCGACCAGTTGACGCTCGTTGAAACAGAATTGGTCAAAGCCTGGGGTGGGTTCGTTCGCAAACTGAAGGAAACGCCTTCAGCAGACGGCAATTTGCTCGATGACAGCATGGTCCTCATGACTTCCAATCTTGGCAACGCTAGTTCTCACAATAACCAGAATATGCCCGTTCTGTTTGCCGGAGGCGGCTTCAAACACGGTCAGCACATCGCTTTTGATCAGGATAACAACTACCCACTTCCCAATCTTTTCGTGAGCGCTCTACAACGTGTAGGCCTGGAGACCGATAAGTTTGCCACGAGTACCGGCACTATGACGAGCCTGGAAATGACCTAA
- a CDS encoding helix-turn-helix transcriptional regulator — MPIQGQISPVEVRFRECGYAFLESHHEEGFFMDWRSDSFPKVLMFVGGEGILEMENASFAIRAPMVYVIPQKQKHRIVDAAGKPLSVYGICLKEPPFPSESLVEAVCGAFRMENDPRRMQRIEEWLRQLMAEERQQPRDFEDAQQCLISWILLELARAPKNEAFQVADSRYRVETYIVALETEFWKNEDMDTVARTLGLGRRRFTQLFRELAGESWQKRVSGLRMRYAADLLKSSSISIRSIAFECGYKDLSHFYRVFKQAHGMSPGQFRIN; from the coding sequence ATGCCCATCCAAGGTCAGATAAGCCCGGTCGAGGTACGTTTTCGTGAGTGTGGCTATGCCTTTCTGGAGAGTCACCATGAAGAGGGATTTTTTATGGATTGGCGCAGTGATTCGTTCCCCAAAGTGCTCATGTTTGTGGGTGGTGAAGGGATTTTGGAGATGGAGAATGCCAGCTTTGCTATTCGGGCACCGATGGTCTACGTGATTCCTCAAAAGCAAAAGCACCGGATTGTGGATGCCGCAGGAAAGCCACTGTCTGTCTACGGGATTTGCCTAAAGGAGCCACCATTCCCCAGCGAATCTTTGGTAGAGGCTGTTTGTGGAGCGTTTCGTATGGAAAACGATCCAAGGCGTATGCAGCGTATTGAAGAGTGGTTGCGTCAGTTGATGGCTGAAGAGCGGCAACAGCCGCGGGATTTTGAAGACGCACAACAATGTCTTATTAGCTGGATTCTCTTGGAGCTGGCTCGCGCTCCTAAGAACGAGGCTTTTCAGGTGGCTGATTCTCGGTATCGGGTGGAGACCTACATCGTTGCTTTGGAAACGGAGTTTTGGAAAAATGAAGATATGGATACGGTGGCCCGGACCCTGGGGCTCGGCCGTAGACGGTTTACTCAGCTCTTTCGCGAATTGGCTGGAGAGAGTTGGCAAAAACGTGTATCCGGTTTGCGGATGCGTTATGCGGCGGATTTATTAAAGAGTTCCAGTATCTCCATCCGGTCCATTGCCTTTGAGTGTGGTTATAAAGACCTTTCACATTTCTATCGTGTCTTTAAGCAAGCACATGGTATGAGTCCTGGTCAATTTCGAATCAATTAG